In one window of Duganella dendranthematis DNA:
- the tssM gene encoding type VI secretion system membrane subunit TssM — protein MQKFWLFLTQRRTLIVIGWLAFAALLFLAGALLQWPSSVPWIVLAIALAFGAIVWYWRYRKTQRAAGKLGDMLEQQASKPVKVDPAQRQETEALRTRMLDAIGTIKNSKLGQTSGNAALYELPWYMIIGNPAAGKSTAVASSGLQFPFADSKIVQGVGGTRNCDWFFTTDGILLDTAGRYSVVDEDRGEWFGFLDLLKKYRKKAPINGIIIAVSVAELTRNRPEFAINLAKNLRQRVQELTERLEVHAPVYVLFTKADLITGFNEFFQDAERGERDKVWGATLPYSRSTGSEEVLNQFDARFDELYEGLKDQSAANMALQWRERMPPGVFTFPLEFSSIKPALRTFIATLFEENPFQFKPVFRGFYFTSALQEGETVSASSQRVAQRFDLQLKPAEHEAAHQQQGYFLLNLFRKVIFADKDLVSQYASPAKTRMRYVAFFAATALAGLALAGWSWSYMNNRQLVANVQADLDQAIKVQEKSMDLQSRFAALEILQDRIEQLDKYEESRPMSLSFGLYQGTLLDRKLREEYFNGVREVMLKPVGQTLEAFLAEVNSGAANLQPMARPLTASSSGGNSAPPNATQAEAAAAINNSAQQFKDASPTDAEDAYNALKTYLMLGDKSRAEAGHLNDQLTRFWRVWLDTNRGTMSREQMIRSAERMISFYLAQINDTSWPQIDTRLALVDQTRDNLRRVVRGMPARERVYADVKARAATRFPAVTVAAIVGDQDKELVLGSYAVPGSFTRAAWQGFVQDAFREAANRELQSADWVLKTSSKDDLTLEGSPEQIQKSLVDLYKNDYAREWQKFVQGVTIRDLSNFDQAAGAMNRLGDPQNSPLNKLMNSVYEQTSWDNPSLIDAGLQRAQRGVSGWFKETILRQKPSQLNINVSSGGVQNAALPLGPVGREFSGVARLVVAKDQGASLMRGYMEQLSKLRGRFNQIKNQGDPGPGAKQLMQQTLDGNGSELAEALKYVDEQMLTGMTDAQKAAIRPLLVRPLIQTFAVIVQPTETEVNKVWAAQVLQPFRQSLATKYPFATESKAEASNAEIGAVFGPEGAIAKFFDSTLGPLVVRRGDTVSARTWANMGINLAPPVVASFPGWVAPLAANGVANAAASSGGEGQTNFDLQALGAVSATEFTIEIDGQALRWRGQPQPWVHMTWPNPAGVPGAKITAITPEGRSIVVFNEPGHFGLKKMIDAAKRKRKDNGAFELTWDNSGVSVTANLKIGASTPPPPVQAQAAAPSTAGFKRLRLPDTVTAPAPAPTPAAADAPAAAAAAAKPGLPAGAAAPATPAAPGAPVMPGAPGAPASAPAPGRAPAPVPATMPAPQPGTVIRTAGAQP, from the coding sequence ATGCAAAAATTCTGGCTGTTCCTGACCCAACGCCGTACGCTGATTGTTATCGGCTGGTTGGCCTTTGCGGCACTGCTGTTCCTTGCCGGCGCACTGCTGCAATGGCCGTCGTCAGTGCCGTGGATCGTGCTGGCGATCGCGTTGGCCTTCGGCGCCATCGTCTGGTACTGGCGCTATCGAAAGACGCAGCGCGCCGCCGGCAAGTTGGGCGACATGCTGGAACAGCAGGCATCCAAGCCGGTCAAGGTCGATCCGGCCCAGCGCCAGGAAACCGAAGCGCTGCGCACCCGCATGCTGGACGCCATTGGCACCATCAAGAACTCCAAACTGGGACAGACCTCCGGCAACGCCGCGCTGTATGAACTGCCGTGGTATATGATCATCGGTAATCCGGCCGCCGGCAAAAGCACGGCGGTGGCCAGCTCCGGCTTGCAGTTCCCTTTCGCCGACAGCAAAATCGTGCAAGGCGTGGGCGGCACGCGTAACTGCGACTGGTTCTTCACCACCGACGGCATCCTGCTCGATACGGCTGGCCGCTATTCGGTCGTGGACGAAGACCGTGGCGAGTGGTTCGGCTTCCTGGACCTGCTGAAGAAATACCGCAAGAAGGCGCCGATCAACGGCATCATCATCGCCGTCAGCGTCGCCGAGTTGACCCGCAACCGTCCCGAATTCGCCATCAACCTGGCCAAGAACCTCCGCCAGCGCGTGCAGGAACTGACCGAGCGGCTGGAAGTGCATGCCCCGGTCTACGTTCTGTTCACCAAGGCCGACCTGATCACCGGTTTCAACGAATTTTTCCAGGACGCCGAACGCGGTGAACGTGACAAGGTATGGGGTGCCACCCTGCCCTACAGCCGCAGCACCGGCAGCGAAGAAGTGTTGAACCAGTTCGACGCCCGCTTCGACGAATTGTACGAAGGCCTGAAAGACCAGAGCGCAGCCAACATGGCGCTGCAATGGCGCGAACGCATGCCGCCTGGCGTGTTCACCTTCCCGCTCGAATTCAGCTCGATCAAGCCGGCGCTGCGCACCTTCATCGCCACGCTGTTTGAAGAAAATCCATTCCAGTTCAAACCCGTTTTCCGCGGCTTCTACTTCACCAGCGCGCTGCAGGAAGGCGAAACCGTATCGGCTTCGTCGCAACGGGTGGCGCAACGCTTCGACCTGCAACTGAAACCTGCCGAACATGAAGCAGCCCACCAGCAGCAGGGCTACTTCCTGCTTAACCTGTTCCGCAAGGTGATCTTCGCCGACAAGGATCTGGTATCACAATACGCCAGCCCGGCCAAGACCCGCATGCGCTACGTCGCCTTCTTCGCCGCCACCGCGTTGGCCGGCCTGGCGCTGGCCGGCTGGAGCTGGTCGTACATGAACAACCGACAGCTGGTGGCTAATGTGCAGGCGGACCTGGACCAGGCCATCAAGGTGCAGGAAAAATCGATGGATCTGCAATCGCGTTTTGCCGCGCTGGAGATCCTGCAAGACCGCATCGAACAGCTGGACAAGTATGAAGAGAGTCGCCCGATGTCTCTCAGCTTCGGCCTGTATCAGGGCACGCTGCTGGACCGCAAGCTGCGCGAGGAATACTTCAACGGCGTGCGCGAAGTGATGCTCAAGCCAGTCGGCCAGACGCTGGAAGCCTTCCTCGCCGAAGTTAATAGCGGCGCGGCGAATCTGCAGCCGATGGCGCGCCCATTGACCGCCAGCAGCAGCGGCGGCAACTCGGCGCCGCCGAACGCCACGCAGGCCGAAGCCGCAGCCGCCATCAACAACAGCGCGCAGCAGTTCAAGGACGCTTCACCAACCGATGCCGAAGACGCGTACAACGCGCTCAAGACCTACCTGATGCTGGGCGATAAATCGCGCGCCGAAGCCGGCCACCTGAACGACCAGCTGACCCGCTTCTGGCGCGTGTGGCTGGACACCAACCGCGGCACCATGTCGCGCGAGCAGATGATCCGCAGCGCCGAGCGCATGATCTCCTTCTACTTGGCGCAGATCAACGACACCTCGTGGCCGCAGATCGACACCCGTCTGGCGCTGGTCGACCAGACCCGCGACAATCTGCGCCGCGTGGTACGCGGCATGCCGGCCCGTGAACGGGTCTACGCCGACGTCAAAGCCCGCGCCGCCACCCGCTTCCCCGCCGTGACGGTGGCCGCCATCGTCGGCGATCAGGACAAGGAACTGGTGCTGGGCAGCTATGCCGTCCCGGGCAGCTTTACCCGCGCCGCATGGCAGGGCTTCGTGCAGGACGCCTTCCGCGAAGCCGCCAACCGCGAACTGCAAAGCGCCGACTGGGTGCTCAAAACTTCGTCCAAGGATGACCTGACGCTGGAAGGCAGCCCGGAACAGATCCAGAAATCGCTGGTGGACCTTTACAAGAACGACTATGCCCGCGAATGGCAGAAATTTGTGCAGGGCGTGACGATCCGTGACCTGTCCAACTTCGACCAGGCCGCAGGTGCGATGAACCGTCTGGGCGACCCGCAAAATTCGCCGTTGAATAAGCTGATGAACAGCGTCTACGAACAAACCTCGTGGGACAACCCGTCGCTGATCGACGCCGGCCTGCAACGCGCGCAGCGTGGCGTCAGCGGCTGGTTCAAGGAAACCATCCTGCGCCAGAAACCATCGCAGCTGAATATCAACGTCAGCAGCGGTGGCGTGCAGAACGCCGCCCTCCCGCTCGGCCCTGTCGGCCGGGAGTTCTCCGGCGTGGCGCGGCTGGTGGTCGCCAAGGACCAGGGCGCGTCGCTGATGCGCGGCTATATGGAGCAGTTGTCCAAGCTGCGCGGCCGCTTCAACCAGATCAAGAATCAGGGCGACCCAGGCCCCGGCGCCAAGCAGCTGATGCAGCAAACGCTGGATGGAAATGGCTCTGAACTGGCGGAAGCGCTGAAGTACGTGGACGAGCAAATGCTGACCGGGATGACCGATGCGCAGAAAGCCGCCATTCGTCCGCTACTGGTCCGTCCGCTGATCCAGACCTTCGCGGTGATCGTGCAGCCGACCGAAACGGAAGTTAATAAGGTATGGGCGGCGCAGGTGCTGCAACCGTTCCGCCAGTCGCTGGCCACTAAGTATCCGTTCGCCACCGAATCCAAGGCGGAGGCCAGCAACGCCGAAATCGGCGCGGTGTTCGGTCCGGAAGGCGCGATCGCCAAGTTCTTCGACTCCACGCTTGGTCCACTGGTGGTGCGCCGTGGCGACACGGTCAGCGCCCGCACCTGGGCCAATATGGGCATCAATCTGGCGCCGCCGGTGGTGGCCAGCTTCCCTGGCTGGGTAGCGCCGCTGGCGGCCAATGGTGTCGCAAACGCGGCCGCATCCAGCGGTGGCGAAGGCCAGACCAACTTCGACCTGCAAGCGCTGGGCGCCGTCAGCGCCACCGAGTTCACCATCGAGATCGATGGCCAGGCCTTGCGCTGGCGCGGCCAGCCGCAGCCTTGGGTGCATATGACGTGGCCAAATCCAGCCGGCGTGCCGGGTGCGAAGATCACCGCCATCACGCCCGAAGGCCGTAGCATTGTGGTGTTCAACGAACCGGGCCACTTCGGCCTGAAGAAAATGATCGATGCCGCCAAGCGCAAACGCAAGGACAACGGCGCCTTTGAACTGACCTGGGATAACTCGGGCGTGTCGGTTACCGCCAACCTGAAAATCGGCGCAAGCACGCCGCCACCACCAGTGCAGGCGCAAGCTGCCGCGCCTTCGACGGCAGGCTTCAAGCGCCTGCGTCTGCCGGATACCGTGACCGCGCCTGCACCGGCGCCAACGCCAGCCGCCGCTGATGCACCTGCCGCAGCTGCCGCAGCCGCCAAGCCCGGCCTTCCAGCCGGAGCAGCGGCTCCTGCCACGCCTGCCGCGCCGGGCGCTCCTGTCATGCCTGGCGCTCCGGGTGCACCGGCATCAGCGCCAGCACCGGGCCGCGCACCTGCACCGGTGCCAGCCACCATGCCGGCGCCGCAACCCGGCACCGTCATTCGCACCGCTGGAGCCCAGCCATGA
- the tagF gene encoding type VI secretion system-associated protein TagF, whose protein sequence is MSRGATIAHIGYFGKVPGRGDFVKGGDSPALIKVLDDWLAQAMDLMSTDARWKLNYDAVAPLHFAFVGPRRRHAIAGHIVASSDQSSRRFPFLMTSSVEVADPATFVQTAPLVFNRLWTRLATLSSGVVAASDPATPLQMAAAEAIELDLRSAAYQATFEDFLELQTIGGLDTLLSQAGFRGSSRQVLLALGMLLQPVMASSSSRLDKTLLLPLPQDPMYRNLVAAFWLHLITPFLARADFELALFLTRQREQPVLLVGFSGASPATLHGIMDPQAAQEQQIAFEQLDWVEEQADSDYAVKKLSTYLSQPSLSLKSALESVSTAFIGT, encoded by the coding sequence ATGAGTCGCGGCGCCACCATCGCCCACATCGGCTACTTCGGCAAGGTGCCCGGACGCGGCGACTTCGTCAAAGGCGGCGACAGCCCGGCCCTGATCAAGGTGCTAGATGACTGGCTCGCCCAGGCGATGGACCTGATGAGCACCGACGCCCGCTGGAAGCTGAACTACGACGCCGTCGCGCCGCTGCACTTCGCCTTCGTCGGCCCGCGCCGCCGTCACGCGATCGCCGGCCATATCGTCGCCAGTAGCGACCAGTCGTCGCGCCGCTTCCCGTTCCTGATGACCAGCAGTGTGGAAGTCGCCGACCCGGCCACCTTTGTGCAGACCGCGCCGCTGGTGTTCAACCGCCTTTGGACCCGGCTGGCGACGCTGAGCAGCGGCGTAGTCGCCGCCAGCGATCCCGCCACGCCACTGCAAATGGCGGCCGCCGAAGCGATCGAACTCGATCTGCGCAGCGCCGCTTACCAGGCCACCTTCGAGGACTTTCTGGAACTGCAAACCATCGGCGGCCTCGATACGCTGTTGTCGCAGGCAGGATTCCGTGGCTCGTCGCGCCAGGTGCTGCTGGCGCTTGGCATGCTGCTGCAACCGGTGATGGCCAGCAGTTCCAGCCGGCTGGATAAAACGCTGCTGCTGCCGCTGCCGCAAGACCCGATGTACCGCAACCTGGTCGCCGCCTTCTGGCTGCACCTGATCACGCCCTTCCTGGCGCGCGCGGACTTCGAACTAGCGCTGTTCCTCACGCGCCAGCGCGAACAGCCGGTGCTGCTGGTCGGCTTTAGCGGTGCCTCGCCGGCTACGCTGCACGGCATCATGGACCCGCAGGCCGCGCAGGAACAGCAGATCGCGTTTGAACAACTGGACTGGGTGGAGGAACAGGCTGACAGCGACTACGCCGTCAAAAAACTGTCCACCTATCTGTCGCAGCCCTCCCTGTCACTCAAGTCCGCGCTGGAGTCGGTCAGCACGGCGTTTATCGGAACCTAG
- a CDS encoding OmpA family protein, producing the protein MRTLLFTSLMLAAGATFAQANVVQPGQVLAAGTLPDEASKAAVLAKLREVYGADKVVDQISIDKVATPANWNQYVQKLLTPDLKQISRGQLKIDGSTVSLRGEVGNEAVRQRIASNIATNLNPTYTVNNGLRVSAADQGVLDSALANRIIEFESGKAELTPAGKAILDEMVVALRKLDKRKVDIIGHTDSAGLRATNQGLSQARAEAVKAYLASHGINGELLTASGQGPDRPIASNDTAEGRQRNRRIEFRMAQ; encoded by the coding sequence ATGCGTACTCTTTTATTCACAAGCCTGATGCTGGCCGCCGGCGCCACCTTCGCGCAGGCCAACGTGGTGCAACCGGGCCAGGTGCTGGCCGCCGGCACCCTGCCCGATGAAGCTAGCAAGGCCGCCGTGCTGGCCAAGCTGCGCGAGGTTTATGGCGCCGACAAGGTGGTCGATCAGATCTCCATCGACAAGGTGGCCACGCCGGCCAACTGGAACCAGTATGTGCAAAAGCTGCTGACGCCGGACCTGAAGCAGATCAGCCGCGGCCAGTTGAAGATCGACGGCAGCACCGTCAGCCTGCGCGGGGAAGTCGGCAACGAGGCGGTACGACAGCGCATCGCCAGCAATATCGCCACCAACCTCAATCCGACCTACACCGTCAACAATGGCCTGCGCGTATCGGCGGCCGACCAGGGCGTGCTGGATAGCGCGCTGGCCAACCGCATCATCGAGTTCGAAAGCGGCAAGGCCGAACTGACGCCGGCCGGCAAGGCGATTCTGGACGAGATGGTAGTAGCCCTGCGCAAGCTGGATAAGCGCAAGGTGGACATCATCGGCCACACCGACAGCGCCGGTCTGCGCGCCACCAATCAAGGTCTGAGCCAGGCGCGCGCAGAAGCGGTCAAGGCTTACCTGGCCAGCCATGGCATCAACGGGGAACTGCTGACGGCCAGCGGCCAGGGCCCGGACCGCCCAATCGCCAGCAACGACACGGCCGAAGGCCGCCAGCGCAACCGCCGTATCGAATTCCGTATGGCGCAGTAA
- the tssA gene encoding type VI secretion system protein TssA: MYSAQELLEPISVSQPAGGDLSFSPELDAIAQARKFDDPSLDQGEWVTELKEADWPFVVERCAHLLKTASKDLRLAVWLTEAGARVHHLRGLGEGYLLLAGLCDQYWDTGLYPSAEDGDNDQRTGNLSWILSRTPALVREIGLTENGDYSTVDFESARKRAGSGNEEQQNRAPKLADMETAKRNNSARFATAFRADAQFCIEALEQLERVADARLGNDSPGFSSARDAVKAMLHAMPAPAGASAEAPELASPAQEEEVMEEATGAVAADVAPTRPGVISNRAQAVAQLRAVAEFFRRTEPHSPASYFAEKAAQAALQDLHTWLRSVVKDEASLAHIEELLGVPPAE, translated from the coding sequence ATGTATTCTGCACAAGAGCTTTTAGAACCAATCTCCGTTAGCCAGCCTGCTGGTGGCGATCTGTCGTTTTCCCCTGAACTGGACGCGATTGCGCAGGCGCGCAAGTTTGACGACCCTTCGCTCGATCAGGGCGAATGGGTGACTGAATTGAAGGAAGCCGACTGGCCGTTCGTGGTGGAGCGCTGCGCGCATCTGCTCAAGACCGCCAGCAAGGATCTGCGGCTGGCCGTATGGCTGACCGAGGCCGGCGCGCGCGTGCACCATCTGCGCGGCCTGGGCGAAGGCTATCTGTTGCTGGCCGGCTTGTGTGACCAGTATTGGGATACAGGCCTGTATCCGTCGGCGGAAGACGGCGATAACGATCAGCGTACTGGCAATTTGAGCTGGATTTTGTCCCGCACGCCAGCGCTGGTGCGCGAGATCGGCTTGACCGAGAACGGCGATTATTCGACTGTCGATTTTGAATCGGCGCGCAAGCGTGCGGGCAGTGGTAATGAGGAACAGCAGAACCGCGCACCAAAGCTGGCGGACATGGAAACGGCCAAGCGCAATAACTCGGCACGGTTTGCGACGGCGTTCCGCGCGGATGCGCAGTTTTGCATCGAGGCGCTGGAGCAGCTGGAACGCGTCGCCGATGCGCGTCTCGGCAACGACAGCCCGGGATTCTCATCAGCGCGCGATGCGGTGAAAGCGATGCTGCATGCGATGCCGGCGCCGGCCGGCGCTTCGGCAGAAGCGCCGGAGCTCGCGTCGCCGGCGCAAGAGGAAGAAGTGATGGAAGAAGCCACTGGCGCCGTGGCAGCGGACGTGGCGCCTACCCGGCCGGGCGTGATCAGCAACCGCGCGCAGGCCGTGGCGCAACTGCGCGCTGTGGCGGAATTCTTCCGCCGCACCGAACCCCACAGCCCGGCCTCGTACTTCGCTGAGAAAGCGGCACAAGCCGCGTTGCAAGACCTGCATACCTGGCTGCGCAGCGTCGTAAAAGACGAAGCCTCGCTGGCCCATATCGAAGAACTGCTCGGCGTGCCGCCCGCAGAATAA
- the tssH gene encoding type VI secretion system ATPase TssH has product MSINLKTLISKLNDTSRAAATRAASLCVSLGQYEVDVEHLFLALLEQPKSDLALIARQSDISITQLEADLRAEVGRFKNGNTRTPVFSARLPKLFENAWLIASLDLQDDAHAQIRSGHLLQALLTDTELSQLAARSSKLFARFDLEQIKHNLDKITAGSEETPVARPAAAADEGGDPVGDLQARAASKTPALDQFTTNLTQRARDGKVDPVIGRDLEIRQAIDILMRRRQNNPILTGEAGVGKTAVVEGLALRIAQNDVPDVLKGVEIHTLDMGLLQAGASVKGEFENRLKNVIDEVKKSPHAIILFIDEAHTMIGAGGTAGQNDAANLLKPALARGELRTIAATTWGEYKKYFEKDAALARRFQVVKVEEPSEELACAMLRGMAPLMEKHFGVRVYDEAITEAVRLSHRYIMGRQLPDKAISVLDTACAKVALGQNATPALIENLARKIERIDAEATALEREQGEGGADAAARLKELRESRAAADEQHKSLSERWEKEKTLTAKIIEARAATAAPAAAGDQAAAGEGGQARDIQAMVAELRALQGETPMVPVQVDGHVVAEIVAGWTGIPLGKMVKDEIKTVLRLKENLEQRVLGQPHAIEAVAQRVRTSRANLDDPNKPKGVFLFVGPSGIGKTETALALADALYGGERKLITINMSEYQEAHSVSGLKGSPPGYVGYGEGGVLTEAVRRNPYSVVLLDEVEKAHPDVMELFFQVFDKGVMDDAEGREIDFRNTIIILTSNVASGAMMQACLNKSPEELPSVEELEQMIRPALMKQFKPAFLGRLKVIPFYPIPDDVLVDIIKLKLGKIERRIAANHKAEFTYDEALVEAVLARCTEVDSGARNVDNILNGTLLPEIAESVLARMAEGAAIAKIKVSANKQGQFKYTVK; this is encoded by the coding sequence ATGAGCATCAACCTGAAAACGCTGATCAGCAAATTGAATGACACCAGCCGCGCCGCCGCCACGCGCGCGGCCAGCCTGTGCGTGTCGCTGGGCCAGTATGAAGTGGACGTTGAACACCTGTTCCTTGCCTTGCTGGAGCAGCCCAAGAGCGACCTGGCGCTAATTGCGCGCCAGAGCGATATCAGCATCACGCAGCTGGAAGCCGACCTGCGCGCGGAAGTGGGGCGCTTCAAGAACGGCAATACGCGCACCCCGGTGTTTTCGGCGCGCCTGCCTAAATTGTTTGAAAACGCCTGGCTGATCGCGTCGCTCGATTTGCAGGACGATGCGCATGCGCAGATCCGCAGCGGCCATCTGCTACAGGCGCTGTTGACCGACACCGAACTGTCGCAACTGGCGGCGCGCAGCTCCAAGCTGTTCGCGCGCTTCGACCTGGAGCAGATCAAGCACAATCTGGACAAAATCACCGCCGGCTCGGAAGAGACGCCGGTGGCGCGTCCGGCCGCCGCAGCCGATGAAGGCGGCGATCCAGTCGGCGACCTGCAAGCACGCGCCGCCAGCAAGACGCCGGCGCTGGACCAGTTCACCACCAACCTGACGCAGCGCGCACGCGATGGCAAGGTCGATCCGGTGATTGGCCGCGATCTGGAAATCCGCCAGGCCATCGATATCCTGATGCGCCGCCGCCAGAACAATCCCATCCTGACCGGCGAGGCCGGCGTCGGCAAGACCGCCGTGGTGGAAGGGTTGGCGCTGCGCATCGCGCAAAACGACGTGCCGGATGTGCTGAAGGGCGTGGAGATTCACACGCTGGACATGGGCCTGCTGCAGGCCGGCGCCAGCGTCAAGGGCGAGTTTGAGAACCGTCTGAAGAACGTCATCGACGAGGTGAAGAAAAGCCCGCACGCCATCATCCTGTTCATCGACGAGGCGCACACCATGATCGGCGCCGGCGGCACGGCCGGCCAGAACGACGCCGCCAACCTGCTGAAGCCAGCGCTGGCACGCGGCGAGTTGCGCACCATCGCCGCAACCACGTGGGGCGAGTACAAGAAGTATTTTGAAAAAGATGCCGCGCTGGCTCGGCGCTTCCAGGTGGTCAAGGTGGAAGAGCCGAGCGAGGAACTGGCTTGCGCCATGTTGCGCGGCATGGCGCCATTGATGGAGAAGCACTTTGGCGTGCGCGTGTACGACGAGGCGATTACCGAAGCAGTGCGCCTGTCGCATCGCTACATAATGGGCCGTCAGCTGCCGGACAAGGCGATCAGCGTGCTGGATACCGCCTGCGCCAAGGTGGCGTTGGGGCAGAATGCGACGCCGGCGCTGATTGAAAACCTGGCGCGCAAGATCGAGCGCATCGATGCCGAGGCGACCGCGCTGGAACGTGAGCAGGGCGAAGGCGGCGCCGATGCGGCTGCGCGCCTGAAAGAATTGCGCGAATCGCGCGCGGCGGCGGACGAACAGCACAAATCCCTGTCCGAGCGCTGGGAGAAGGAAAAAACGTTGACGGCCAAGATCATCGAGGCGCGCGCCGCAACTGCGGCACCTGCGGCGGCCGGCGATCAGGCTGCGGCGGGCGAGGGCGGGCAGGCGCGCGACATCCAGGCCATGGTGGCCGAACTGCGCGCGCTGCAGGGCGAAACGCCAATGGTGCCGGTGCAGGTGGACGGCCACGTGGTGGCGGAAATCGTAGCCGGCTGGACTGGCATCCCGCTGGGCAAAATGGTCAAGGACGAGATCAAGACCGTGCTGCGTCTGAAGGAAAATCTGGAACAGCGCGTGCTGGGCCAGCCGCACGCCATCGAAGCGGTGGCGCAACGCGTGCGCACCTCGCGCGCCAACCTGGATGATCCAAACAAACCAAAAGGCGTGTTCCTGTTCGTCGGCCCGTCGGGCATCGGCAAGACCGAAACCGCGCTGGCGCTGGCTGATGCGCTGTATGGCGGCGAGCGCAAACTCATTACCATCAACATGAGCGAGTACCAGGAAGCGCATAGCGTCTCCGGTCTGAAAGGCTCGCCGCCGGGCTATGTCGGCTATGGCGAAGGCGGCGTGCTGACCGAAGCCGTGCGCCGCAATCCATACAGCGTGGTCCTGCTGGATGAAGTGGAAAAGGCGCACCCGGACGTGATGGAGCTGTTCTTCCAGGTTTTCGACAAGGGCGTGATGGATGACGCGGAAGGCCGCGAGATCGACTTCCGCAACACCATCATCATCCTGACTTCCAACGTGGCGTCGGGCGCGATGATGCAGGCTTGCCTGAACAAGTCGCCGGAAGAGCTACCGTCGGTGGAGGAATTGGAGCAGATGATTCGTCCGGCGTTGATGAAGCAGTTCAAGCCTGCATTCCTGGGCCGCTTGAAGGTGATTCCGTTCTATCCGATTCCGGACGATGTGCTGGTCGATATCATCAAGCTCAAACTGGGCAAGATCGAGCGCCGCATCGCCGCCAACCACAAGGCGGAGTTCACCTACGACGAGGCATTGGTGGAAGCGGTGCTGGCGCGCTGCACGGAAGTCGATTCCGGCGCGCGCAATGTGGACAATATCCTGAATGGCACGCTGCTGCCGGAGATTGCGGAATCGGTGCTGGCCCGCATGGCGGAAGGCGCGGCGATCGCCAAGATCAAGGTCAGCGCCAACAAGCAGGGGCAGTTCAAGTACACCGTGAAGTAA
- the tssG gene encoding type VI secretion system baseplate subunit TssG: protein MLATKRRFEPAVIERLFAQPYRFEYFQAVRMLELWLKKHGAPQDGAVANFLRFQNSTSLAFPASQLESLQPEPRDTATDARSLGEALKSAQLRYIRITPAFMGFLGNSGTLPAHYTERIAAHALYQKDEGPRAFLDTFSNRALALFYEAWRKYRLELKYQIHGKDEFLPLLLSLAGMHSPSLRRRLSDGGDGVLDESMAYFSTAIRQRPASAVQIARVLSEYFCQSIRIEQFIGAWYDVPAGQQTMLGMANAVLGGGAMAGERVWQRDLRMRLVVGPLDLEGYESFLPGGKAARALESMVTMFTGLALEYEVQLVLRAEDVQGARLDDERSGGRLGWDSFLVTEAQQHDRSDVRYEIHTS from the coding sequence ATGCTTGCCACGAAGCGGCGATTTGAGCCTGCTGTAATCGAGCGGCTGTTCGCGCAGCCGTACCGTTTCGAATACTTCCAGGCGGTGCGCATGCTGGAGCTGTGGCTCAAGAAGCATGGCGCGCCGCAGGATGGCGCGGTCGCCAATTTCCTGCGCTTCCAGAATTCGACCTCGCTTGCTTTTCCGGCCAGCCAGCTGGAATCGCTGCAGCCGGAGCCGCGCGACACGGCGACCGACGCCCGCAGCCTGGGCGAAGCGCTGAAAAGTGCGCAGCTGCGCTACATCCGCATCACGCCCGCGTTTATGGGCTTTCTGGGTAATAGCGGCACGCTGCCGGCACATTACACCGAGCGTATCGCAGCCCATGCGCTGTACCAGAAGGACGAGGGGCCGCGCGCGTTTCTGGATACATTTTCCAACCGCGCGCTGGCGCTGTTCTATGAAGCGTGGCGCAAGTATCGGCTGGAGCTGAAATACCAGATTCATGGCAAGGATGAATTCCTGCCGCTGCTGCTGTCGCTGGCTGGCATGCATAGTCCGTCATTGCGGCGTCGCCTGTCGGACGGCGGCGATGGCGTGCTGGATGAATCGATGGCGTATTTTTCCACCGCCATCCGCCAGCGGCCTGCATCTGCGGTGCAGATTGCGCGTGTGCTGTCGGAGTATTTTTGTCAATCGATACGCATCGAGCAGTTTATCGGCGCATGGTACGACGTGCCGGCCGGCCAGCAGACCATGCTGGGCATGGCCAACGCCGTCCTGGGTGGCGGTGCAATGGCGGGGGAGCGCGTGTGGCAGCGCGACCTGCGCATGCGGCTGGTGGTAGGGCCGCTGGACCTGGAAGGCTACGAATCCTTCCTGCCCGGCGGGAAAGCGGCGCGCGCGCTGGAGAGCATGGTCACCATGTTCACCGGCCTGGCGCTGGAATATGAAGTGCAGCTGGTGCTGCGCGCCGAAGATGTTCAGGGCGCGCGGCTGGACGATGAACGCAGCGGCGGGCGCCTGGGCTGGGACAGTTTCCTGGTCACCGAGGCGCAGCAGCACGACCGCAGCGATGTCCGCTACGAGATACACACATCATAA